A single region of the Drosophila takahashii strain IR98-3 E-12201 chromosome 2R, DtakHiC1v2, whole genome shotgun sequence genome encodes:
- the LOC108061375 gene encoding uncharacterized protein → MNPLINCLLVFLIVLSIPSKGYSRTLAGKCIGQNKTAIEKKLNATAIDVKANSTDLMTLEKLEEAEKPSATTAIRHIKRDKRELVVTMPFDQHTMHLPCDLDQRGRHRIISHMPNHCIWVFNNKFSHVGFYRVFKIYQLEGFFFGQFYERLKRFEMDPHLYDHALSTFNEQ, encoded by the exons ATGAACCCGCTTATAAATTGTCTGTTAGTCTTTCTAATTGTATTG TCTATACCATCTAAAGGATACTCAAGAACGCTTGCTGGAAAATGTATTGGCCAAAATAAGACTGCTATCGAAAAGAAGTTAAACGCAACTGCAATCGATGTGAAGGCAAACTCCACTGATCTCATGACTCTGGAAAAGTTGGAGGAAGCAGAAAAACCCTCTGCCACTACTGCTATTCGTCATATTAAACGTGACAAAAGGGAATTGGTTGTGACGATGCCCTTTGACCAGCATACCATGCACCTGCCCTGCGATCTCGATCAACGTGGAAGACATAGGATTATTTCGCACATGCCGAACCATTGTATCTGGGTATTCAACAACAAGTTCTCACACGTGGGATTCTACAGAGTATTCAAGATCTACCAGTTGGAAGGTTTCTTTTTTGGGCAGTTCTACGAGCGTTTAAAGCGCTTCGAAATGGACCCCCATTTATATGACCATGCATTATCAACATTCAATGaacaataa
- the blw gene encoding ATP synthase subunit alpha, mitochondrial, protein MSIISARLASSVARNLPKAANQVACKAAYPAATLAARKFHVASSQRSAEISNILEERILGVAPKADLEETGRVLSIGDGIARVYGLNNIQADEMVEFSSGLKGMALNLEPDNVGVVVFGNDKLIKQGDIVKRTGAIVDVPVGDELLGRVVDALGNAIDGKGAINTKDRFRVGIKAPGIIPRVSVREPMQTGIKAVDSLVPIGRGQRELIIGDRQTGKTALAIDTIINQKRFNEAQDESKKLYCIYVAIGQKRSTVAQIVKRLTDSGAMGYTVIVSATASDAAPLQYLAPYSGCAMGEYFRDKGKHALIIYDDLSKQAVAYRQMSLLLRRPPGREAYPGDVFYLHSRLLERAAKMSPAMGGGSLTALPVIETQAGDVSAYIPTNVISITDGQIFLETELFYKGIRPAINVGLSVSRVGSAAQTKAMKQVAGSMKLELAQYREVAAFAQFGSDLDAATQQLLNRGVRLTELLKQGQYVPMAIEDQVAVIYCGVRGHLDKMDPAKITKFEKEFLQHIKTSEQALLDTIAKDGAISEASDAKLKDIVAKFLSTFQG, encoded by the exons ATGTCGATTATTTCCGCCCGCCTGGCGTCCTCGGTCGCCCGTAACCTGCCCAAGGCTGCCAACCAG GTCGCCTGCAAAGCCGCCTATCCCGCCGCCACCCTTGCTGCCCGCAAGTTCCATGTGGCCAGCTCGCAGCGCAGCGCCGAGATCTCCAACATCCTGGAGGAGCGCATCCTGGGCGTCGCCCCCAAGGCCGACCTGGAGGAGACCGGCCGTGTGCTGAGCATCGGTGACGGTATCGCCCGTGTGTACGGCCTGAACAACATCCAGGCCGATGAGATGGTGGAGTTCTCCTCCGGCCTGAAGGGCATGGCCCTCAACTTGGAGCCCGACAACGTCGGCGTGGTGGTCTTCGGTAACGACAAGCTGATCAAGCAGGGCGATATCGTCAAGCGTACCGGCGCCATCGTGGATGTGCCCGTCGGCGATGAGCTGCTGGGTCGCGTCGTCGATGCCCTGGGAAATGCCATCGACGGCAAGGGCGCCATCAACACCAAGGACCGTTTCCGTGTCGGCATCAAGGCCCCCGGCATCATCCCCCGTGTGTCCGTGAGGGAGCCCATGCAGACCGGCATCAAGGCCGTCGACTCGCTGGTGCCCATCGGCCGTGGACAGCGTGAGCTGATCATTGGCGATCGTCAGACCGG TAAGACCGCTCTGGCCATCGACACCATCATCAACCAGAAGCGCTTCAACGAGGCCCAGGACGAGTCGAAGAAGCTGTACTGCATCTACGTCGCCATTGGCCAGAAGCGTTCCACCGTCGCCCAGATCGTGAAGCGTCTGACCGACTCCGGCGCCATGGGCTACACCGTGATTGTGTCCGCCACCGCCTCCGATGCTGCTCCCCTGCAGTACTTGGCCCCCTACTCCGGATGCGCCATGGGCGAGTACTTCCGCGACAAGGGCAAGCACGCCCTGATCATCTACGACGATTTGTCCAAGCAGGCTGTGGCCTACCGTCAGATGTCCCTGCTGCTGCGTCGTCCCCCAGGTCGCGAGGCCTACCCCGGCGATGTGTTCTACCTGCATTCGCGTCTGCTTGAGCGTGCCGCCAAGATGTCGCCTGCCATGGGAGGTGGCTCCCTGACTGCCCTGCCCGTGATCGAGACCCAGGCTGGAGATGTGTCCGCCTACATTCCAACCAACGTCATCTCGATCACCGATGGACAGATCTTCTTGGAGACCGAGCTGTTCTACAAGGGTATCCGCCCTGCCATCAACGTCGGTCTGTCCGTGTCCCGTGTGGGCTCCGCTGCCCAGACCAAGGCCATGAAGCAGGTCGCCGGTTCCATGAAGCTGGAGTTGGCCCAGTACCGTGAGGTCGCTGCCTTCGCCCAGTTCGGTTCCGATCTGGATGCCGCCACCCAGCAGCTGCTGAACCGTGGTGTGCGCCTCACTGAGCTGCTCAAGCAGGGACAGTACGTGCCCATGGCCATTGAGGATCAG GTCGCTGTCATCTACTGCGGTGTGCGCGGTCATCTGGACAAGATGGATCCCGCCAAGATCACCAAGTTCGAGAAGGAGTTCTTGCAGCACATCAAGACCTCCGAGCAGGCTCTGCTCGACACCATCGCCAAGGACGGTGCGATCTCGGAGGCGTCCGATGCCAAGCTGAAGGACATTGTTGCCAAGTTCTTGTCCACCTTCCAGGGTTAA
- the CycB gene encoding G2/mitotic-specific cyclin-B isoform X1 encodes MVGTTLKMRGDENASENFKQVQLKKLTVPSQEVTTKRAALGDLQNRGLNRAIAAKDAAQKDSKDLKLTDALRNAKARVDTHWKKTALGTSTNGNTAAPPKANEGGVSAFLRSNSVRTRVPAKTTVEPVKITVKASSNENANEPALKREDSNLSKKSLTKLRAALAKPVMGVSGIRREPVAVARKETEIKAKEILEVKKEVTEAKKEATRMPLIKASSVVTTTTSTLPTTMSLSSKRLAGIEDIDANDKENLVLVSEYVNDIYDYLYQVELQQPIHKDHLAGQKEVSHKMRAVLIDWINEVHLQFHLAAETFQLAVAIIDRYLQVVKDTKRTYLQLVGVTALFIATKYEELFPPAIGDFVFITDDTYTARQIRQMELQIFKAIDCNLSRPLPIHFLRRYSKAAGAEDEHHAMSKYFIELASVEYDMACYRPSEIAAASLFLSLHLLNGNYRAGTGFNDRHWTPTLTYYSRYSAAHLRPITRQIAKLARDAPQAKLKAIYSKYQGSKFQKIALRTELTGALMDSIVGSLRK; translated from the exons ATGGTGGGCACAACCCTGAAAATGCGCGGCGATGAG AACGCTTCGGAGAATTTCAAGCAAGTGCAACTGAAGAAATTGACGGTGCCTTCGCAGGAGGTGACAACAAAACGCGCTGCTTTGGGAGATTTGCAAAATCGCGGTCTAAATCGCGCCATTGCTGCGAAAGATGCGGCACAGAAAGA CTCCAAGGATCTCAAGCTCACAGACGCCCTGCGCAATGCCAAGGCTCGAGTGGACACCCACTGGAAGAAAACGGCCCTGGGAACCAGCACAAATGGCAATACAGCCGCTCCGCCCAAGGCCAACGAGGGGGGTGTGTCGGCCTTTTTGCGATCGAATTCGGTGCGCACTCGCGTTCCGGCCAAGACGACTGTAGAACCTGTTAAGA TTACAGTAAAAGCCAGTTCCAACGAGAATGCCAACGAGCCCGCCTTGAAACGCGAGGACAGTAATCTGTCCAAGAAATCGCTGACCAAGCTCCGCGCTGCCCTGGCCAAGCCCGTGATGGGAGTGTCCGGGATTCGCCGGGAGCCAGTAGCTGTGGCCCGCAAGGAGACGGAGATCAAGGCCAAGGAAATTCTGGAAGTCAAGAAGGAGGTGACGGAGGCCAAAAAGGAAGCGACCAGGATGCCCCTGATCAAGGCCAGCAGTGTGGTCACCACGACCACATCCACGCTGCCCACCACCATGTCCCTCTCGAGCAAACGCCTGGCCGGGATCGAGGACATCGATGCCAACGACAAGGAGAACCTGGTTCTGGTCTCCGAATATGTGAACGACATCTACGACTATTTGTACCAGGTGGAGCTGCAGCAGCCCATACACAAGGACCACTTGGCCGGCCAGAAGGAGGTGTCGCACAAGATGCGGGCCGTGCTGATCGACTGGATCAACGAGGTCCACCTGCAGTTCCATCTGGCCGCAGAGACCTTCCAGCTGGCGGTGGCCATTATCGATCGCTATCTGCAAGTGGTCAAGGACACCAAGCGCACCTACTTGCAGCTGGTGGGCGTGACGGCTCTCTTCATTGCCACCAAGTACGAGGAGCTCTTCCCGCCGGCCATCGGTGACTTTGTCTTCATCACCGATGACACCTACACCGCGCGGCAGATCCGCCAGATGGAGCTGCAGATCTTCAAGGCCATCGACTGCAATCTGTCGCGTCCGCTGCCGATTCACTTCTTGAGGCGGTACTCGAAGGCTGCCGGCGCTGAGGACGAGCACCACGCGATGTCCAAGTACTTTATTGAGCTGGCTTCCGTGGAATACGACATGGCCTGCTACAGGCCATCGGAG ATTGCAGCTGCTTCGCTGTTCCTCTCGCTGCACTTGCTCAATGGAAACTACCGGGCTGGCACGGGCTTCAACGACCGCCACTGGACGCCCACTCTGACCTACTACTCGCGCTACTCGGCCGCCCACTTGCGACCCATTACGCGGCAGATCGCCAAGCTGGCCCGGGATGCTCCGCAGGCCAAGCTGAAGGCCATCTACAGCAAGTACCAGGGCAGCAAGTTCCAGAAGATCGCGCTCCGAACGGAGCTGACCGGCGCGCTGATGGACTCGATCGTGGGCAGCCTGAGGAAATAG
- the CycB gene encoding G2/mitotic-specific cyclin-B isoform X2 yields MVGTTLKMRGDENASENFKQVQLKKLTVPSQEVTTKRAALGDLQNRGLNRAIAAKDAAQKDSKDLKLTDALRNAKARVDTHWKKTALGTSTNGNTAAPPKANEGGVSAFLRSNSVRTRVPAKTTVEPVKIKASSNENANEPALKREDSNLSKKSLTKLRAALAKPVMGVSGIRREPVAVARKETEIKAKEILEVKKEVTEAKKEATRMPLIKASSVVTTTTSTLPTTMSLSSKRLAGIEDIDANDKENLVLVSEYVNDIYDYLYQVELQQPIHKDHLAGQKEVSHKMRAVLIDWINEVHLQFHLAAETFQLAVAIIDRYLQVVKDTKRTYLQLVGVTALFIATKYEELFPPAIGDFVFITDDTYTARQIRQMELQIFKAIDCNLSRPLPIHFLRRYSKAAGAEDEHHAMSKYFIELASVEYDMACYRPSEIAAASLFLSLHLLNGNYRAGTGFNDRHWTPTLTYYSRYSAAHLRPITRQIAKLARDAPQAKLKAIYSKYQGSKFQKIALRTELTGALMDSIVGSLRK; encoded by the exons ATGGTGGGCACAACCCTGAAAATGCGCGGCGATGAG AACGCTTCGGAGAATTTCAAGCAAGTGCAACTGAAGAAATTGACGGTGCCTTCGCAGGAGGTGACAACAAAACGCGCTGCTTTGGGAGATTTGCAAAATCGCGGTCTAAATCGCGCCATTGCTGCGAAAGATGCGGCACAGAAAGA CTCCAAGGATCTCAAGCTCACAGACGCCCTGCGCAATGCCAAGGCTCGAGTGGACACCCACTGGAAGAAAACGGCCCTGGGAACCAGCACAAATGGCAATACAGCCGCTCCGCCCAAGGCCAACGAGGGGGGTGTGTCGGCCTTTTTGCGATCGAATTCGGTGCGCACTCGCGTTCCGGCCAAGACGACTGTAGAACCTGTTAAGA TAAAAGCCAGTTCCAACGAGAATGCCAACGAGCCCGCCTTGAAACGCGAGGACAGTAATCTGTCCAAGAAATCGCTGACCAAGCTCCGCGCTGCCCTGGCCAAGCCCGTGATGGGAGTGTCCGGGATTCGCCGGGAGCCAGTAGCTGTGGCCCGCAAGGAGACGGAGATCAAGGCCAAGGAAATTCTGGAAGTCAAGAAGGAGGTGACGGAGGCCAAAAAGGAAGCGACCAGGATGCCCCTGATCAAGGCCAGCAGTGTGGTCACCACGACCACATCCACGCTGCCCACCACCATGTCCCTCTCGAGCAAACGCCTGGCCGGGATCGAGGACATCGATGCCAACGACAAGGAGAACCTGGTTCTGGTCTCCGAATATGTGAACGACATCTACGACTATTTGTACCAGGTGGAGCTGCAGCAGCCCATACACAAGGACCACTTGGCCGGCCAGAAGGAGGTGTCGCACAAGATGCGGGCCGTGCTGATCGACTGGATCAACGAGGTCCACCTGCAGTTCCATCTGGCCGCAGAGACCTTCCAGCTGGCGGTGGCCATTATCGATCGCTATCTGCAAGTGGTCAAGGACACCAAGCGCACCTACTTGCAGCTGGTGGGCGTGACGGCTCTCTTCATTGCCACCAAGTACGAGGAGCTCTTCCCGCCGGCCATCGGTGACTTTGTCTTCATCACCGATGACACCTACACCGCGCGGCAGATCCGCCAGATGGAGCTGCAGATCTTCAAGGCCATCGACTGCAATCTGTCGCGTCCGCTGCCGATTCACTTCTTGAGGCGGTACTCGAAGGCTGCCGGCGCTGAGGACGAGCACCACGCGATGTCCAAGTACTTTATTGAGCTGGCTTCCGTGGAATACGACATGGCCTGCTACAGGCCATCGGAG ATTGCAGCTGCTTCGCTGTTCCTCTCGCTGCACTTGCTCAATGGAAACTACCGGGCTGGCACGGGCTTCAACGACCGCCACTGGACGCCCACTCTGACCTACTACTCGCGCTACTCGGCCGCCCACTTGCGACCCATTACGCGGCAGATCGCCAAGCTGGCCCGGGATGCTCCGCAGGCCAAGCTGAAGGCCATCTACAGCAAGTACCAGGGCAGCAAGTTCCAGAAGATCGCGCTCCGAACGGAGCTGACCGGCGCGCTGATGGACTCGATCGTGGGCAGCCTGAGGAAATAG